One genomic region from Nostoc sphaeroides encodes:
- a CDS encoding TrbI/VirB10 family protein, whose product MTKYSTPAQTPAQNGLTLTPDAHQQNVESFDWESRMSRLVGFEEESSPPDTQGSEDSATPQESSQPQEVQTKQPLSSNPFAKLGLVGAATFAIVLVGGVFLSQLMSSNPKPKEIVPPQVPEQQTDESTSQQLAGEVDTLKTKLALTEQAEMVKAAQQQLRTAKSTPTVALKPEQSVPPRGTQTVIPTPPPTVYLPRPVTVQPIVRVPASQPVRSPQLPVVTPNTQPQTVPNITPPSPPSPLQEWRRLAKLGSYGQVNTTDQPNNIAAAREPANNPQPQQQTPPPETPAPAVSQAQPLGQKSLAVGTSAKAVLATAIFGETTTRSGGGDEGGQGKNVFVIKSQEALKSKDGTTVIPANTEFLAEITSINEQGLLQMNVTKLISQNNGNPTEQSLPSNAIIIRGTQGKPLIAGKYPGQSSSIASMDLGLFVLGGLGKAAELINRPDTKVLPLYGGNLGNIDNGNIENGGNGNANGNGNNYISGYTTITENRRNLLAGVVEGGFNSVVPQIAQRNQQAIAQMSQPTNIWFMQAGTTVELYVNQPI is encoded by the coding sequence ATGACTAAATACTCAACTCCTGCCCAAACACCTGCTCAAAATGGATTGACTCTAACCCCCGATGCTCACCAACAAAATGTAGAATCTTTTGATTGGGAATCGCGGATGTCAAGGTTAGTCGGCTTTGAAGAAGAATCTTCTCCTCCCGATACCCAAGGTTCAGAAGACTCTGCAACGCCACAAGAGTCGTCTCAACCACAAGAAGTTCAGACAAAGCAACCCCTCTCATCTAATCCCTTTGCAAAGTTAGGCTTGGTAGGTGCTGCTACCTTTGCGATCGTTTTGGTGGGTGGTGTATTTTTGTCCCAGTTAATGAGTAGCAATCCCAAGCCAAAAGAGATTGTTCCTCCACAAGTGCCTGAGCAGCAAACTGATGAATCTACCTCTCAACAGCTAGCAGGCGAAGTAGATACTCTGAAAACGAAATTAGCCCTGACTGAACAAGCAGAGATGGTGAAAGCCGCCCAACAACAGCTTAGAACTGCCAAATCAACGCCTACAGTAGCTTTAAAACCAGAACAGTCAGTACCTCCCAGAGGTACACAAACAGTGATCCCAACACCCCCACCAACAGTTTACCTGCCCCGACCAGTGACAGTTCAGCCCATCGTTAGAGTACCTGCTTCTCAACCTGTGCGATCGCCCCAACTACCAGTTGTGACGCCAAACACTCAACCTCAGACTGTACCTAATATAACTCCACCATCTCCACCAAGCCCATTGCAAGAGTGGAGAAGGTTAGCAAAGTTAGGTAGCTACGGTCAAGTAAATACTACCGATCAACCTAATAACATCGCAGCTGCTCGTGAACCCGCAAACAATCCGCAGCCGCAGCAACAGACACCACCACCGGAAACTCCTGCTCCTGCGGTGAGCCAAGCGCAACCCTTGGGACAAAAATCCTTAGCAGTAGGGACTAGTGCTAAAGCTGTGTTAGCAACAGCGATATTTGGCGAAACTACTACTAGATCAGGCGGTGGTGATGAAGGAGGCCAAGGAAAAAACGTATTCGTGATCAAATCGCAAGAAGCACTAAAATCTAAGGATGGTACTACTGTCATACCTGCAAACACCGAATTTCTAGCTGAAATTACTTCCATTAACGAACAAGGTCTTTTGCAGATGAACGTAACTAAACTTATCTCGCAAAATAATGGCAACCCTACCGAACAAAGCTTACCCAGCAATGCAATTATTATTCGCGGTACCCAAGGTAAACCTTTAATAGCAGGTAAATATCCCGGTCAAAGTTCGTCTATAGCATCAATGGATCTAGGACTATTCGTTTTGGGAGGTCTTGGTAAAGCAGCAGAGTTGATAAATCGCCCTGATACCAAAGTTCTGCCATTATATGGCGGTAACCTCGGCAACATCGATAACGGCAATATCGAAAACGGCGGCAACGGCAACGCCAACGGCAACGGCAACAACTACATTAGTGGTTATACTACTATCACTGAGAACAGACGCAACCTTTTAGCTGGGGTTGTGGAAGGTGGTTTCAACTCTGTAGTACCCCAAATTGCCCAACGTAATCAACAGGCGATCGCCCAAATGTCGCAACCAACTAATATTTGGTTTATGCAAGCCGGTACAACTGTTGAACTATACGTTAATCAACCAATCTAA
- the plsY gene encoding glycerol-3-phosphate 1-O-acyltransferase PlsY produces MAIWLTLCGTIVVIAYLLGSFPTGYIAVKLLKGIDIREVGSGSTGATNVLRTLGKGPGAFVLVLDALKGVLAIALVYWLFNFNQIQNYIPPTIDAQAWQPWVLTLAGLAGILGHSKSIFLGFTGGKSVAISLGILLTMSWQVGLATVGVFAVVVAISRIVSLSSIAGAIAVPIFMVLLHQPLPYILFGIAGGLYVILRHRTNIERLLAGTEPKIGQNVGTPEQTT; encoded by the coding sequence ATGGCTATTTGGTTAACTCTGTGTGGGACAATTGTGGTTATAGCTTACCTATTGGGTTCTTTTCCCACTGGGTATATTGCTGTGAAGCTGTTAAAAGGTATTGATATTCGGGAAGTTGGTTCAGGTTCCACTGGCGCAACTAATGTACTAAGAACTTTGGGGAAAGGGCCAGGAGCATTCGTTTTAGTACTTGATGCCTTAAAGGGAGTATTAGCGATCGCTCTAGTTTACTGGTTATTCAATTTTAACCAAATTCAAAATTATATCCCCCCAACGATAGATGCACAAGCGTGGCAACCATGGGTATTAACCTTAGCTGGGTTAGCTGGCATTTTGGGACATAGTAAATCAATTTTTTTGGGCTTTACTGGTGGTAAATCCGTTGCTATCAGCTTGGGGATTTTGTTGACAATGAGTTGGCAGGTAGGTTTAGCAACAGTCGGTGTGTTTGCCGTGGTTGTGGCGATATCGCGGATTGTCTCTTTAAGTTCAATTGCAGGTGCGATCGCTGTTCCCATTTTCATGGTACTTTTGCATCAACCGTTACCATATATTCTGTTTGGGATTGCCGGTGGATTATATGTGATTTTGCGCCATCGCACTAATATTGAACGACTGCTGGCGGGAACAGAGCCAAAAATTGGGCAAAATGTAGGGACACCAGAACAAACGACATAA
- a CDS encoding DUF3086 domain-containing protein — translation MNSEASQTPEPIDERLAEKQEQNNAVEYPLNPSVESVGETGAISSSEDYTNSEPLISNAEVVDSTVELTENSNGEFVAQSEPENTALGLENYSLYAQAEQRVAELQSAEAALKEEIAKLQAFYKNLQTQVGETQTSLGRLVQESLVQLEQRKQTLQISVEQLERRQERIRNEMRTTFAGTSQDLAIRVQGFKDYLTGSLQDLAVAAEQLQLTPSVVEREKPSVKDKETKPVETQPGIPQFAQQQFQDTTKQIRRLIDQYRNKPDYYGPAWQLRRTFEPIHAERVSNWFFTQGGRGGLRTMGSRLQNILIASAAISILHKLYGDRVRTLVLANTPERLGEWRRGLQDCLGIGRPDFGPDRGVVLFEASDAVAQKADRLTKANQLPLIIIDDSEEQISLSLLQFPLWLAFAPDPKAVRNYDDDF, via the coding sequence ATGAACTCAGAGGCATCTCAAACCCCAGAACCAATTGATGAGCGGTTGGCAGAAAAACAAGAGCAAAACAATGCAGTTGAATATCCACTCAATCCATCTGTTGAGTCAGTGGGAGAAACAGGAGCCATTAGCTCATCAGAGGACTACACAAATTCTGAGCCACTCATCTCTAATGCAGAAGTGGTAGATTCTACAGTAGAGCTAACAGAAAATTCAAATGGCGAGTTTGTAGCCCAGTCGGAACCGGAAAATACTGCACTGGGATTAGAAAACTATTCATTATATGCACAAGCAGAGCAGCGAGTTGCAGAGTTGCAGAGCGCTGAAGCTGCTCTCAAGGAAGAAATAGCCAAGCTGCAAGCTTTTTACAAAAACCTTCAGACACAAGTGGGTGAAACTCAAACCTCACTGGGACGACTTGTGCAAGAGTCGCTGGTGCAGTTAGAACAACGCAAGCAAACCCTGCAAATTTCTGTAGAACAACTAGAACGCCGTCAAGAACGTATCCGCAACGAGATGCGAACCACTTTTGCTGGTACATCCCAAGACTTGGCAATTCGGGTGCAGGGTTTTAAAGACTATCTCACTGGTAGCTTACAGGATTTGGCCGTTGCCGCCGAGCAGTTGCAACTTACGCCAAGTGTGGTGGAACGAGAAAAACCATCTGTAAAAGACAAAGAGACTAAACCAGTTGAAACCCAACCTGGAATACCCCAATTTGCCCAACAGCAGTTTCAAGATACTACTAAGCAAATTCGCCGCCTAATTGACCAATACCGCAATAAACCAGATTACTATGGCCCAGCGTGGCAATTACGCCGTACCTTTGAACCAATCCACGCAGAACGAGTCTCTAACTGGTTTTTTACCCAAGGGGGACGGGGTGGTTTGCGGACAATGGGTAGCCGCTTACAGAATATTTTGATTGCCTCAGCTGCAATTTCGATTTTACACAAGCTGTATGGCGATCGCGTCCGTACTTTAGTCTTAGCTAATACACCGGAGCGATTGGGTGAATGGCGGCGCGGCTTGCAAGACTGTTTGGGAATCGGTCGCCCAGATTTCGGCCCAGACCGGGGCGTGGTATTATTTGAAGCGTCTGATGCTGTCGCCCAAAAAGCAGACCGATTGACGAAAGCCAATCAACTGCCCTTAATTATCATTGACGATTCAGAGGAGCAAATAAGTTTGTCATTGCTGCAATTTCCCCTGTGGTTAGCTTTTGCTCCTGACCCCAAAGCCGTGAGAAACTATGATGATGACTTTTAA
- a CDS encoding DUF3119 family protein: MTSSFAPNSTSTVELKPSYNIPIVLVIAAIPLLLVQPWVGSVFTLFGLFLMFQALTLRLQFTATDLDIYRGEKLIRRFPYQEWQNWRIFWNGVPILFYFKEIKSIHFLPILFDPNTLKTCLEQRCPRI; encoded by the coding sequence GTGACCAGTTCATTTGCTCCTAACTCCACATCAACTGTGGAACTCAAGCCTAGTTACAATATACCTATAGTGTTGGTGATTGCCGCTATTCCACTACTGTTGGTACAACCGTGGGTAGGCTCAGTTTTTACGCTGTTTGGTTTGTTTCTCATGTTTCAGGCCTTAACGCTGCGTTTGCAATTTACCGCCACCGACTTAGATATTTACAGAGGTGAAAAATTAATTCGGCGCTTTCCCTATCAGGAATGGCAAAACTGGCGGATATTCTGGAATGGAGTCCCCATTTTGTTTTACTTTAAAGAAATTAAAAGTATTCACTTTTTGCCGATTTTATTTGATCCCAATACCTTGAAAACTTGTTTAGAACAACGTTGTCCGCGTATTTAG